In Elusimicrobiota bacterium, the genomic stretch GGTCGATCCGCCGGTGACGTCTTTTTTGCCCAACGCATCGGGAGTGTCATAGCCCATCCAGCCGCCGGCGACGACATCGGGAGTAAAGCCCACGAACCAGAGATCGCGATTATCCTGAGCCGTCCCGGTTTTGCCGGCCAACGCCCGCTTGATGGCCGCCCCGGCGCGTCGCGCCGTTCCTTCCGACACTACGCTTTTCATCATATCCACGGTCAAAAACGTCTCCGCCGAAGGAAGAGCCTCGGCCAGCAACGGCCTGTTTTCCTCAAGCATCGCCCCTGTTTGGCTGTTTTTAATACGGCGAATGGCGTAAGGTTTAGCGTGGATACCCAAGTTGGCCAAGGTCTGATACGCGCCCGCCAATTCAAGCAACGTCACCTCGGCCGTGCCCAAGCCCAATGACAAAACCGGGTCGAGCCGGCTTTCGATGCCGGCACGATGAGCGACTTGCACAACCCGCCTAGGCGTGGCTTGATCAACGAGCCGGATGGAAATCACATTGCGCGAAAGCGCCAAGCCGCGCCTTAGGGTAATTGGCCCCAGGTACTTGCCGTCAAAATTGCCCGGCACCCAGGCCATTTCAGGAGGCAGCGTGGCTGTCGTCTGTAAAATCGTATAGAAATCCGTGGAACCCTCCACGAGGCGCCAATTTTTTCCGTCGTATGTATAGGCCAACGGTAAATCATCATAAATGGCGGCCGGCGCGGCGCCGTTTAATACGGCGGCCAACCAGACAAACGGCTTGAAAGCGCTGCCGGGCTGACGGCGGGATTGGTACACGCGGTTGTACTGAGAAACGCGAAAATCACGCCCACCCAGCCAGATTAGAATTCCCCCCGTCTTTGCTTCGAGGGCCAAATACGCTCCCTCGACCTTCAGCGTCGACGTAGCGAACGCCACGTTGCCCCGGTTTAACTCCCATTCGGCGCGGGCTTTGTCGAAATTCTCCAAAGCGCCGACAAAAACCTCATACGCTTTCTCCTGAACCTGCGCGTCCAGAGTCGTTTCGATTTCCAGGCCGCCTTTCCAAAGAAGCTCCGGCGAATAACGCTCTTCCACGTCTTGACGGATATATTCGATAAAGTGCGCAAAGGCCGGCGGCAAGGCTGAAACGCTTTTGCTGGTGATCAGCACGCCCTCTTTCAGGGCTTGATCATAGGCCGCCGGAGAAACGAAACCCAGGTCTTCCATCCTTTTTAAAACCACTCGAGAACGGGTATTGGCCGCTTCCGGAGCGCGCCACGGAGAATAATTGGCCGGCGCCTTAACCAAACCGGCCAGCATGGCCGACTCCGCGATCGTAATTTCCCCCACATCCTTCCCAAAAAACGTCCGGGCTCCTTCGCTGGCGCCGTAAACCCCGTGCCCCAGGTAAACTTGATTCAGATACATTTCCAAAATTTCTTCCTTGGACAGATGCCTCTCGATGTAAATCGCCAAGAGCAACTCCCTCAATTTCCGGCGCACGCTGCGCTCTCTGGTTAAAAACAAATTCTTGGCGATTTGCTGAGTGATGGTGCTTCCGCCCTGCACCACGCGCCCGTGAATAAAATTAGCCCACACGGCGCGGGCAATGGCTCTGGGATCGATCCCCCAATGATCGAAAAAACGCTCGTCTTCAATGGCGACAAAAGCGTCTTGCAATGACCTGGGGATATGCTTCAGGGGCATGTAATCTCTTTTTTCAACGGCGTATTCAAAAATCACCCGGCCCGTGCGATCCATCAGCTTGGAACCCATGGCCGGTTCCCAAAATTTCACCTGAGGCAATTGCGGCAGTTCCATCATTTCGCGGCGAAGAAAAAAAGAACCGGCCACCACGGCTAAAACGCCCAAAACGCCCCATCGTAAACGCCAACAAACGGCAAAAAGAACGGACATGGCCTCATTATTCCAGATTCTTCGGTCGGATCGCTGGATTGGCCCGAATGAAAACACCATAATAACGCCGTGCGTATTCCGGCTGCCTTGCTATTCCTTGCGTTCGCGGTCGCGCGGCCTTCGCCTGCGTTGAGCCAGGAAATCGTTCTCGTCCGCCCCAGAGAAGCCGAAACATTGCCAAGTCACGCGAAGGGGGTGATTGTCGCCGGGAACGTCAAGGGTTCGCCTCTATCCGAAATTTTGATCAATGACGCCCCAACGCCCGTTTTTCGTACGGGCGCTTTTGTCGCCTATCTCCCCATCCCAAAAAACTCCGGGGACAATTTTTTGATTATGGCGACAACCAGGACCGGCGGACCGGCATTAGCCCGAAAAACCGTCGCTATCGAAACAAATAAACCGTTGGGCCCGAAAGAACAAATCCTATCAAGCCTCGAGCCGAAAACCGGGCTCTGCGAAATTCTTCCCGGCGAAGCCGTCGGCATCTCCTTTCAGGCTCCCGCCGGAGGACAAGCGCGCTATCGCATCGCCGGCCTGACGGGCAAAACATCAATGATGGAAACACGGCCCGGGCTTTATGAAACTCGATTCGTCTTAGCTCCAAACGAAGTTTTTGACGCCTCCAAAGAAGGTCCGTTGCAAATTTTTTTCGAAACACCGGGCGGCGACGATATCAAGGTGGAAACCAAACGAAAAATTCGCGTGGCCAAGACAGGCCGCTGGCCGAAAGCCGCGCGCGTCATTGCCGCCAACGCCAAAGTGCTGGCCAACATTGAAAATGGAAGCTATTGGTTCAGCGTCTCATCAGGGACCATATTGACGACGGACGGCCTGTTCGGCCAACTTTACCGCCTGCGCCTGGCCGGGGCTCTTTCCGGTTGGATCGCAACCTCGGACGTGATCCTGGAAAATTTTCTTCCCAAATCCCCCATCTTGAGCGCGATCGAAGTTCAAGAAAACCATGAAGCCGCGACGGAAACGCTGCTGCGCATTAATTGGCAAGAAAATCTTCAGCTTCCTTTCTTAATCGAACGCCGGGGCGACGACGATATTAAAATCAGGCTCTTTAACGCGCGCATTCATCTGAATTGGATCCCCTATAAAACCGGCGGGCAATCGTCCCTGATTCGCAGCGTTTCCTGGACCATCCCTCAAGAAGACGAGGTCGACATTCTCGTGCAATTGAACCGGCCTCTGTATTGGGGCTATTGGGCTGAGGCTCAAAAAGGCGGCCTTGCCTTGCGCCTGCGCCGTGGGCGCGCCGAAACCGGCGCGGAATCTCGGTCGACACCGGGAGCCCGCCAAAGCATCGATCCGGATTCCACCCAAATCCGGCCGAGTCCCTACCGACGCGAACTATCCGGCTTGACCGTCATGCTTGATGCCGGACACGGAGGCCGGGAAACAGGAGCGCCGGGGCCCTCAGGAACTTTGGAACAGCATCTTAATCTTCGCTTGACTAAAGAAGTGGCCAAACGGCTTGACGCCCTGGGCGCTCAAACGATTTTAACGCGCTCAGCCACGGATCAAACCGTTGCGCTGGAAGAGCGCGTCGCCCTAGCCAAACGCGTGAACCCCGACCTATTTATTTCCATTCACATCAACGATTTCCCTTCTTGGGTGGATCCTTTTGCGCGAGGCCCCTGGGGTTCATCCGTGTACTATTACCACAATCAGTCTTTGGGTCTGGCGCAGCGCGCCGGCAAAGAACTGGGAGCGGCCAATTTAAAAATACCCTCGAACGGAGTGCTTTGGAGCGATTTATACGTGACCAGGGAAATCACGATACCGGCGATTTTGATCGAGTCTGGATATGTGCTTTTCCCCTGGCAGGAAGAGTTACTGGCTTGGGATTCTGAATTTGCCCGCCTCTTCGCGGCGGCTGTCGGACGCGCCGTTCATCGCTATGCTCAAGAAGCGGCGGCTGTCGGAAGGAAAAAAAGAAATTTGGCGGCCTCGCCTTAGAGCCGGGGCCGGCGGGAGATGATGAAAAGGGGCGGGCCGGTTTTTAAGAGCGCTCGCCGAGTTCGACGACCAACGGCTGTTCGCCCTCTCCGTCCTGCGGCAAAAGCCAAAAATAAGTCACTTGAGCTTTGGCGACGCCTAAAAGCCTCTGACGAGTGATCAGCTTGGC encodes the following:
- a CDS encoding PBP1A family penicillin-binding protein gives rise to the protein MSVLFAVCWRLRWGVLGVLAVVAGSFFLRREMMELPQLPQVKFWEPAMGSKLMDRTGRVIFEYAVEKRDYMPLKHIPRSLQDAFVAIEDERFFDHWGIDPRAIARAVWANFIHGRVVQGGSTITQQIAKNLFLTRERSVRRKLRELLLAIYIERHLSKEEILEMYLNQVYLGHGVYGASEGARTFFGKDVGEITIAESAMLAGLVKAPANYSPWRAPEAANTRSRVVLKRMEDLGFVSPAAYDQALKEGVLITSKSVSALPPAFAHFIEYIRQDVEERYSPELLWKGGLEIETTLDAQVQEKAYEVFVGALENFDKARAEWELNRGNVAFATSTLKVEGAYLALEAKTGGILIWLGGRDFRVSQYNRVYQSRRQPGSAFKPFVWLAAVLNGAAPAAIYDDLPLAYTYDGKNWRLVEGSTDFYTILQTTATLPPEMAWVPGNFDGKYLGPITLRRGLALSRNVISIRLVDQATPRRVVQVAHRAGIESRLDPVLSLGLGTAEVTLLELAGAYQTLANLGIHAKPYAIRRIKNSQTGAMLEENRPLLAEALPSAETFLTVDMMKSVVSEGTARRAGAAIKRALAGKTGTAQDNRDLWFVGFTPDVVAGGWMGYDTPDALGKKDVTGGSTIVPWWIEVSRPIMESYPPHEFGPPPDGVVFQKICTVSGYLARSSCPKTRLEVFLREAQPSVFCELDSHEREVLTRPRDLVLPSTATTESPQETIVAPEEGAQEESPEETTPGDEEPASGAVEEDVEEELQEEAGEQE
- a CDS encoding N-acetylmuramoyl-L-alanine amidase, with translation MRIPAALLFLAFAVARPSPALSQEIVLVRPREAETLPSHAKGVIVAGNVKGSPLSEILINDAPTPVFRTGAFVAYLPIPKNSGDNFLIMATTRTGGPALARKTVAIETNKPLGPKEQILSSLEPKTGLCEILPGEAVGISFQAPAGGQARYRIAGLTGKTSMMETRPGLYETRFVLAPNEVFDASKEGPLQIFFETPGGDDIKVETKRKIRVAKTGRWPKAARVIAANAKVLANIENGSYWFSVSSGTILTTDGLFGQLYRLRLAGALSGWIATSDVILENFLPKSPILSAIEVQENHEAATETLLRINWQENLQLPFLIERRGDDDIKIRLFNARIHLNWIPYKTGGQSSLIRSVSWTIPQEDEVDILVQLNRPLYWGYWAEAQKGGLALRLRRGRAETGAESRSTPGARQSIDPDSTQIRPSPYRRELSGLTVMLDAGHGGRETGAPGPSGTLEQHLNLRLTKEVAKRLDALGAQTILTRSATDQTVALEERVALAKRVNPDLFISIHINDFPSWVDPFARGPWGSSVYYYHNQSLGLAQRAGKELGAANLKIPSNGVLWSDLYVTREITIPAILIESGYVLFPWQEELLAWDSEFARLFAAAVGRAVHRYAQEAAAVGRKKRNLAASP